A window of Methanolobus sediminis contains these coding sequences:
- a CDS encoding DUF2278 family protein — protein sequence MSLENYGILKGKPKDWKKGKGRNAHFQILVDDGKNEHRVAVNVNSRVAPSELLYFVDDNFINPIIENLPQLEMGYRKVARSSRNLRQDYVRGGLFDTSKMVPLECDIPSPSNDLNELIQKYVEKAADMDGGMLYAFGERWGPETFLPDSFFGFRPGSGIHDIHMNQGNSEKWQDDDAPYQDGGLLIHLPEENRWIAIFLAFQSQCFNTDDTTGHCLPDAPVQKVPETSSQTCDVEEPESIEVGSVVIVGALVNPDGVDSGKESVTLFNASPSPVAIDGWSIQDGSGRRSMLRGEIREGAGTRILFSGKGVKLSNSGGTISLFDNQDNLMHEVKYGSREVRAGWTIVF from the coding sequence ATGTCTCTTGAAAATTATGGGATATTGAAAGGGAAGCCGAAAGACTGGAAAAAAGGCAAGGGCAGGAATGCTCATTTCCAGATACTTGTTGATGATGGAAAAAACGAACACCGTGTGGCTGTAAATGTAAATTCCAGGGTGGCTCCGTCTGAGTTGCTTTATTTTGTCGATGATAATTTCATTAATCCTATAATTGAAAATCTCCCTCAACTTGAAATGGGATACAGGAAAGTTGCCCGGTCTTCAAGAAACCTGCGACAGGATTATGTCCGTGGAGGACTTTTTGATACCTCAAAAATGGTGCCCTTGGAATGTGATATTCCCAGTCCTTCCAATGATCTTAATGAACTTATCCAGAAGTATGTTGAGAAAGCTGCTGACATGGATGGCGGCATGCTCTATGCTTTTGGAGAAAGATGGGGTCCGGAGACATTTTTACCCGACAGCTTCTTTGGATTCAGACCCGGAAGCGGTATCCATGATATTCACATGAACCAGGGTAATTCAGAGAAATGGCAGGATGATGATGCACCGTACCAGGACGGCGGTTTGCTTATCCACTTGCCAGAAGAGAACCGCTGGATTGCAATTTTCCTGGCATTCCAGTCACAGTGCTTCAACACCGATGATACGACAGGTCACTGTTTACCTGATGCCCCTGTACAAAAAGTCCCTGAAACTTCATCTCAAACATGTGATGTAGAAGAACCGGAGTCTATTGAGGTCGGTTCTGTTGTTATAGTGGGTGCTCTTGTAAATCCTGATGGAGTTGATTCAGGCAAGGAATCCGTGACACTTTTCAATGCTTCCCCGAGTCCAGTTGCTATTGACGGCTGGTCTATTCAGGATGGTTCAGGCCGCAGATCAATGCTTAGGGGCGAGATCCGTGAAGGAGCGGGAACAAGAATATTGTTCTCAGGTAAGGGTGTTAAGTTGTCCAACAGCGGTGGAACCATAAGCCTCTTTGATAATCAGGATAACCTTATGCATGAAGTGAAGTACGGCAGCAGGGAGGTTCGAGCCGGCTGGACTATTGTATTCTGA
- a CDS encoding GIY-YIG nuclease family protein, which translates to MQDKRDFPDISEKGVYCLIFRNGNSVLDAGSLKNIEFSKGYHVYVGSALGSGGLKRLKRHVLLSLEKNKKPRWHVDYLSFSHEFELISVIYAITDKQVECELAGRLESSFNDHIRGFGAGDCGCSSHLFYSKKRPLILIKDAFNAVELKSKVVHFV; encoded by the coding sequence ATGCAGGACAAGAGGGATTTCCCGGATATTTCTGAAAAAGGTGTTTACTGTCTCATATTCAGGAATGGAAACAGTGTTCTTGATGCAGGTAGCCTTAAAAATATTGAATTTTCTAAGGGTTACCATGTATATGTCGGTTCTGCGCTTGGAAGTGGCGGTCTCAAAAGGCTGAAACGACACGTGCTGCTTTCATTAGAGAAAAACAAAAAACCACGCTGGCACGTTGATTATCTTTCGTTTTCACATGAATTCGAACTTATATCAGTGATATATGCAATTACTGATAAGCAGGTTGAATGTGAACTTGCAGGAAGATTGGAATCTAGTTTTAACGATCATATCCGTGGCTTTGGAGCAGGGGATTGTGGCTGTTCTTCTCACCTTTTTTACAGTAAAAAACGTCCTTTGATTTTAATAAAAGATGCATTTAATGCAGTAGAATTAAAATCAAAAGTTGTTCATTTTGTATAA
- a CDS encoding carboxymuconolactone decarboxylase family protein: MPDEIKEAKDVKGFQPRAVSYAKKMDDNFADAVAGFYNSVWEEREGGLSKKQKHLLVFAIACSNQKTKSAVKILQRLKKYGVTAQEIKDVMMIAAWTGGIQNFTNFTPEVLKEMERLEF, from the coding sequence ATGCCAGATGAAATAAAGGAAGCAAAAGATGTGAAAGGTTTCCAGCCAAGGGCTGTGAGCTATGCAAAAAAAATGGACGATAATTTCGCAGATGCTGTTGCAGGTTTTTACAATTCCGTATGGGAAGAAAGAGAAGGCGGCCTTTCCAAGAAACAGAAACATCTTCTGGTATTTGCAATCGCATGCTCAAACCAGAAAACAAAAAGTGCTGTGAAAATCCTCCAGAGACTTAAGAAATATGGCGTAACAGCACAGGAAATAAAGGATGTTATGATGATAGCAGCCTGGACCGGTGGCATACAGAATTTCACCAATTTCACTCCTGAAGTCCTGAAAGAGATGGAAAGACTGGAGTTCTGA
- a CDS encoding DUF1294 domain-containing protein, giving the protein METSFIIVMYLLLVNIIGFYLMWSDKRKAKKSAFRIPEKTLFTVAIIGGSIGSIAGMYRFRHKTKHSSFTIGMPLILLIQMYVLIRFLLPLYALS; this is encoded by the coding sequence ATGGAAACATCCTTTATAATTGTTATGTATTTGCTGCTGGTAAATATCATCGGATTTTACCTGATGTGGTCAGATAAAAGAAAAGCAAAAAAAAGCGCATTCAGGATTCCTGAAAAAACCCTGTTCACAGTTGCTATAATAGGTGGCAGCATTGGTTCCATTGCAGGAATGTACCGTTTCCGTCATAAGACAAAGCATTCATCTTTCACAATAGGTATGCCTCTTATACTGTTGATCCAGATGTATGTATTGATCAGGTTCTTGCTGCCATTATATGCTTTAAGCTGA
- a CDS encoding cell surface lipoprotein, producing MTKKCLILITILMLAGVLVSGCADNADNAATDEQIEDATTEDVAEATDVVGDGIDYGIRMEYYGMMKPSEIEINRGDTLVWTNYKPQNTFVLVSDDGLFEDQEMYVHDTYNYTFTESGTYTFSVVDYPDMTLTATVN from the coding sequence ATGACAAAAAAGTGTTTGATATTAATTACAATACTTATGCTTGCAGGCGTACTTGTCAGTGGATGTGCCGACAATGCAGATAACGCTGCAACTGATGAGCAGATAGAGGACGCGACAACAGAGGATGTTGCAGAAGCCACAGATGTAGTTGGTGACGGGATTGACTATGGTATCAGAATGGAATACTATGGTATGATGAAACCTTCAGAAATAGAAATCAACAGAGGAGACACACTGGTATGGACAAATTACAAACCACAGAACACCTTTGTACTTGTTAGTGATGATGGCCTCTTCGAAGACCAGGAGATGTACGTTCACGACACATACAATTATACTTTCACCGAAAGTGGTACCTACACATTCAGTGTTGTGGACTATCCTGACATGACCCTTACAGCCACAGTCAACTGA
- the msrB gene encoding peptide-methionine (R)-S-oxide reductase MsrB, translating into MSDKSDTIEKSDEKWKEILTKDQFIVLRQKGTEAAFTGKYYANKEKGIYHCAACGQELFSSDAKYDSGTGWPSFFKPISDDKISLKEDRSHFMERTEVVCSRCGSHLGHVFDDGPEPTGKRYCMNSISLDFKKEE; encoded by the coding sequence ATGTCAGATAAGTCAGATACTATTGAAAAGTCAGACGAGAAGTGGAAAGAAATACTGACAAAAGATCAGTTCATAGTATTGAGGCAAAAAGGCACAGAAGCCGCTTTTACTGGAAAATACTATGCAAATAAGGAAAAAGGGATTTATCACTGTGCAGCCTGCGGTCAGGAATTGTTCAGTTCAGATGCAAAATATGATTCCGGTACTGGATGGCCAAGTTTTTTCAAACCGATTAGCGATGATAAAATCTCACTGAAAGAGGATCGCAGTCATTTCATGGAAAGGACAGAGGTTGTCTGCAGCCGGTGTGGAAGTCACCTTGGTCATGTTTTTGACGATGGTCCAGAACCTACCGGCAAGAGATATTGTATGAATTCCATTTCACTGGACTTTAAAAAAGAAGAGTAA
- a CDS encoding MATE family efflux transporter gives MHERSKLLADENIGKLLFKLSAPATVGMLVQALYNIVDTVFVGQALGENSIQGIAGISIAFPIMMLIMAISLAIGIGGASMISRSLGEGNQDRAENVMGNVLSLVLIMSAFIIIAGSIYLTPLLKLFGATDTILPYATEYMTVILHGSVFFMFALAMNNVVRSEGNAKVAMYTMLISALVNVILDPLFIFKSGYIELNFLADKLGIVIQPLYLHGLGLGVKGAAIATIIAQATGAIFLIWYFASGNSSLRFHLKNLRPRLDIAFESISIGLGPLARNASSSLVVIVLNNILLIYGGGDVSIAIFGVVNRLFMFTFMPMYGIVQGLQPIVGFNYGARNFSRVMESVKLSMMVTTTMAVVGFIVLLAFPGQLFGIFTSDEQLISSGASATRIMILALPLVGFQVVGSSLYQAIGKALPSFILAMSRQLLFLIPLVIILPHFFQLTGVWLAFPLSDSLSFMLTFVLVLREFRILTRLENGS, from the coding sequence TTGCATGAAAGAAGTAAACTCTTAGCTGACGAGAACATAGGCAAGCTCCTTTTCAAATTATCCGCACCTGCCACAGTGGGAATGCTGGTACAGGCCCTGTACAACATTGTGGATACTGTTTTTGTAGGTCAGGCACTCGGTGAGAACAGCATCCAGGGAATTGCCGGAATATCCATTGCTTTCCCGATAATGATGTTGATCATGGCAATTTCACTGGCCATTGGCATTGGTGGAGCTTCCATGATATCACGTAGTCTTGGTGAGGGAAATCAGGATAGAGCAGAGAATGTGATGGGAAACGTACTGTCACTTGTCCTTATCATGAGCGCATTCATCATCATTGCAGGCAGCATTTACCTTACACCTCTTCTGAAATTATTTGGAGCAACGGACACGATTCTGCCATATGCCACTGAATATATGACCGTCATATTGCACGGGTCAGTGTTCTTCATGTTCGCACTTGCCATGAACAATGTCGTGCGTTCTGAAGGGAATGCCAAGGTTGCAATGTACACAATGCTTATCTCAGCTCTTGTAAATGTTATTCTTGATCCGTTATTCATTTTCAAATCCGGATACATTGAATTAAATTTCCTGGCAGACAAATTGGGAATCGTCATCCAGCCACTATATCTGCATGGTTTAGGACTTGGCGTAAAAGGTGCAGCCATTGCGACAATTATTGCACAGGCAACCGGAGCGATCTTTCTTATATGGTACTTTGCTTCCGGAAACTCCAGCCTTCGTTTCCATTTGAAGAATCTCAGACCAAGACTGGATATTGCTTTTGAAAGCATTTCCATAGGACTGGGACCTCTGGCAAGAAACGCATCCAGTAGTCTTGTAGTAATAGTACTGAACAATATACTTCTGATATATGGCGGAGGAGATGTCTCTATTGCAATCTTTGGTGTTGTTAACCGCCTTTTTATGTTCACCTTCATGCCAATGTACGGTATCGTTCAGGGACTACAGCCCATTGTTGGTTTCAACTACGGTGCCAGGAACTTTTCAAGAGTTATGGAATCTGTGAAACTCTCCATGATGGTAACTACTACTATGGCAGTTGTCGGTTTTATTGTGCTCCTTGCATTTCCGGGGCAGCTCTTTGGCATATTCACATCAGACGAGCAACTGATATCCTCGGGAGCATCTGCCACAAGAATAATGATACTTGCACTTCCGCTTGTGGGATTCCAGGTTGTTGGCTCATCACTTTACCAGGCCATTGGAAAAGCTTTACCATCTTTCATCCTTGCAATGAGCAGACAATTATTGTTCCTAATACCACTGGTTATAATCCTTCCACATTTCTTCCAGCTTACAGGTGTGTGGCTGGCGTTTCCACTATCAGACAGCCTGTCATTCATGCTTACATTTGTGTTGGTGCTGAGAGAATTCAGGATTCTCACAAGGCTTGAAAATGGTTCCTGA
- the gpmI gene encoding 2,3-bisphosphoglycerate-independent phosphoglycerate mutase, producing the protein MSYENGPLLLMILDGWGYTTEEKGNAVMDANTPVLDSLVEKYPSCLLQVSGEGVGLPEGQMGNSEVGHLNIGAGRIIYQDLTRINKDIKEGSFFKNQVFLEAMENVKKKNSALHLMGLFSYGGVHSHMDHMRALVEMAKNEGVERVYIHTFLDGRDVPPQTALDDMKAHEEFCKSTGIAKTATVSGRYYAMDRDKRWERIKLAYDALTLGEGILAEDAVSAVSQAYERGENDEFVKPTVITDADGKPVATVKDGDSVIFFNFRPDRARQMTYAFVHDDFDGFERKVRPKVHYVCMAEYDEKLDVPIAFPPETITNTLGEVLSKNHKKQLRIAETEKYAHVTFFFNGGVEKENEGEDRCLVSSPDVATYDLKPEMSAYEVTEQLVDRIQSGKYDAIILNFANMDMVGHTGIVDAAIKAIEAVDKCVGKIIDAIIEKGGAALITADHGNAEKMIDYQTGKPHTAHTSNPVRCVLVNGPEGAKLHDGKLSDLAPTMLEIMKIEQPVEMTGVTLISKNN; encoded by the coding sequence ATGTCATATGAGAATGGACCACTTTTACTTATGATACTTGACGGCTGGGGTTACACCACCGAAGAAAAAGGAAATGCAGTAATGGATGCAAACACCCCGGTGCTTGATTCACTTGTGGAAAAATACCCATCATGCTTATTACAGGTTTCAGGTGAGGGCGTAGGATTACCTGAGGGACAGATGGGGAACTCAGAGGTAGGTCACCTGAACATCGGTGCTGGCAGAATAATCTACCAGGATCTCACACGCATTAATAAAGACATAAAAGAAGGTTCTTTTTTCAAAAACCAGGTCTTTCTTGAAGCCATGGAAAATGTGAAGAAGAAAAACTCAGCACTGCACCTTATGGGACTATTCTCATACGGAGGCGTGCACAGTCACATGGACCACATGAGAGCACTTGTGGAAATGGCAAAGAATGAAGGTGTTGAAAGAGTTTACATTCACACATTCCTCGATGGCAGGGATGTGCCACCCCAGACTGCGCTTGATGACATGAAAGCACATGAGGAATTCTGCAAAAGCACAGGCATTGCAAAAACTGCAACTGTAAGCGGCAGGTATTATGCAATGGACCGTGACAAGCGCTGGGAGCGTATAAAACTGGCATACGATGCACTCACACTTGGTGAAGGTATCCTTGCAGAAGATGCTGTTTCAGCAGTGAGTCAGGCTTATGAGAGAGGCGAGAATGATGAATTTGTAAAGCCCACTGTCATAACAGATGCTGATGGTAAACCTGTGGCAACCGTAAAAGATGGAGATTCAGTAATCTTTTTCAATTTCCGTCCTGACAGGGCAAGACAGATGACTTATGCATTTGTGCACGATGATTTTGATGGTTTTGAGAGAAAGGTAAGGCCAAAAGTTCACTATGTGTGCATGGCAGAATATGATGAGAAGCTGGATGTTCCAATTGCATTCCCACCGGAGACCATTACCAATACACTTGGAGAAGTCCTGAGCAAGAATCACAAAAAACAGCTTCGTATAGCTGAGACTGAAAAGTATGCCCACGTTACATTCTTCTTCAACGGTGGTGTTGAAAAAGAAAATGAAGGAGAGGACAGATGTCTTGTATCTTCACCGGATGTAGCTACATATGACCTTAAACCTGAAATGAGCGCATATGAGGTCACTGAGCAACTTGTGGACAGGATACAGTCTGGAAAATATGACGCTATAATTCTCAATTTTGCCAACATGGATATGGTAGGTCACACAGGAATTGTGGATGCTGCGATCAAGGCGATCGAAGCTGTGGATAAGTGTGTTGGAAAAATTATCGATGCAATAATCGAAAAAGGCGGAGCTGCGCTTATAACAGCAGACCATGGCAATGCCGAGAAGATGATCGATTACCAAACCGGCAAGCCACACACTGCACACACATCTAATCCTGTAAGGTGTGTTCTTGTGAATGGTCCGGAAGGAGCAAAGTTGCATGATGGTAAGCTTTCCGATCTTGCACCAACCATGCTTGAGATAATGAAAATAGAACAGCCTGTTGAGATGACAGGAGTTACACTTATCTCGAAAAACAATTGA
- the fen gene encoding flap endonuclease-1: protein MGVDIGELLKRSTIEVSDLSLNVVAIDAFNTLYQFLSIIRQRDGTPLKDSQGNVTSHLSGILYRMTNIVEAGVKPVFVFDGKPPEFKSSTIQKRTERREKAKANYELAKEEGLAEEAYKYAQASARVDATIVEDSKKLLSAMGIPYVDAPSEGEAQAAYMVKKGDADRIASQDYDSLLFGSPKVVRNLTVSGKRKLPKKNIYVDVKPELIDLKENLDEMGINQSQLIDIALCVGTDYNDGIEGVGPKTALKLVKEHGSIENILLEKGLEIENLEGIKEFFKSPPVTDDYSLKWKKPDSSAVVSFLCGEHDFSEDRVTKALERLEASSGSGQSTLDKWF from the coding sequence ATGGGTGTTGATATAGGAGAGCTCCTAAAAAGGAGCACGATCGAAGTATCTGACCTTTCTTTAAACGTTGTGGCGATAGACGCCTTTAATACACTTTATCAATTCTTAAGTATCATCCGGCAGAGAGATGGCACTCCCCTGAAAGATTCTCAGGGAAATGTCACATCACATCTGTCCGGCATTCTTTACAGGATGACCAACATAGTTGAAGCCGGAGTAAAACCTGTTTTTGTTTTCGATGGCAAGCCCCCTGAGTTCAAATCATCGACTATACAGAAACGTACTGAAAGACGTGAAAAAGCAAAAGCCAATTATGAACTGGCTAAAGAAGAAGGTCTTGCTGAAGAAGCATATAAATATGCCCAGGCATCTGCTAGGGTTGATGCAACAATTGTTGAGGATTCAAAGAAACTGCTGAGTGCAATGGGTATTCCTTATGTGGATGCCCCCTCAGAAGGTGAAGCACAGGCAGCTTACATGGTCAAAAAAGGAGATGCTGACAGGATAGCATCACAGGATTACGATTCACTGCTTTTCGGTTCTCCTAAAGTTGTCAGGAACCTGACGGTTTCAGGTAAGAGAAAATTACCAAAGAAGAACATCTACGTGGATGTCAAACCTGAACTCATTGACCTTAAAGAAAACCTGGATGAAATGGGAATTAACCAGTCACAACTTATCGATATTGCTCTTTGTGTAGGTACCGATTATAATGATGGTATCGAGGGTGTTGGTCCAAAGACAGCTCTCAAACTAGTAAAAGAACATGGCAGCATAGAGAACATCCTTCTGGAAAAAGGTCTGGAAATCGAGAATCTTGAAGGAATCAAAGAGTTTTTCAAATCCCCGCCGGTAACCGATGATTATTCTCTTAAATGGAAAAAGCCTGATTCCTCAGCGGTAGTATCATTTCTCTGCGGAGAACATGATTTCTCAGAGGACAGGGTTACAAAGGCTCTGGAACGCCTCGAAGCTTCTTCCGGAAGCGGCCAGAGCACCCTTGACAAATGGTTCTAG
- a CDS encoding presenilin family intramembrane aspartyl protease PSH, giving the protein MSSEKTVIKDYVPMLVMVGIILLVQITALLLAAPMNANDMQAFENPDSTSNAIYYIGVILVFTGFLLLAIKKNMEWIIQLVILLAVGATMYYVFYALLSLVDISVMTNNIASGLVAAILTILLYKFPEWYIIDIVGLIIGAGASAIFGISLSILPVIVLLSLLAVYDAISVYKTKHMIDLAEGVMDLHLPILFVIPKHLKYSFIEDSLKKEEGKEKEAFFMGLGDAIMPTILVVSANVFLVQKALEQNITIASIGFISYPALGAMVGTVIGFMALSILVMKGKPQAGLPFLNSGVILGYLAGVLLSGAPLY; this is encoded by the coding sequence TTGAGTTCTGAAAAGACGGTAATCAAAGATTACGTTCCAATGCTTGTTATGGTGGGCATTATATTGTTAGTACAGATCACGGCACTGCTTCTGGCTGCGCCAATGAATGCAAATGACATGCAGGCTTTTGAAAACCCTGACTCAACTTCAAACGCCATTTACTACATAGGCGTTATTCTTGTATTTACCGGCTTTTTGCTGCTGGCTATCAAAAAGAATATGGAATGGATAATACAACTAGTAATTCTGCTTGCTGTCGGAGCCACCATGTATTATGTGTTCTACGCACTGCTTTCACTTGTTGACATATCTGTCATGACAAACAACATAGCTTCAGGTCTTGTAGCTGCCATACTCACAATACTGCTCTACAAATTCCCTGAATGGTATATCATCGATATAGTAGGACTTATCATTGGAGCGGGAGCCAGTGCAATATTTGGAATTTCGCTGTCTATCCTGCCGGTTATTGTGCTTCTTTCACTGCTTGCAGTCTATGACGCAATCTCTGTCTATAAGACAAAACACATGATAGACCTTGCAGAAGGCGTGATGGACCTTCACCTTCCAATTCTCTTTGTGATCCCAAAACATCTGAAGTACTCTTTCATTGAGGATTCACTCAAAAAGGAAGAAGGAAAGGAAAAGGAAGCATTCTTCATGGGACTTGGAGATGCCATAATGCCAACGATACTTGTTGTTTCAGCAAATGTGTTCCTTGTACAGAAAGCTCTTGAACAAAACATTACAATCGCATCAATTGGATTCATATCCTATCCTGCTCTTGGTGCAATGGTAGGAACAGTAATAGGATTTATGGCCCTGAGCATACTGGTCATGAAGGGAAAACCACAGGCAGGCCTTCCATTCCTCAACAGCGGAGTAATATTAGGATATTTAGCAGGAGTGCTGCTCAGCGGAGCACCACTCTACTAA
- a CDS encoding carboxymuconolactone decarboxylase family protein, producing the protein MELEKIKELLDKEPKEAVDEILADVEKRYGEIPYITNFMKDMPEIFISRMIYENSVMREFKRMDPKTVELISIAVASALRCEHCLNTHVRVAKRLGVSKEEIFDSVLIASSVSTAAVLAEGTRSVDNVFADEKQDVASSANCSICNINSELPEED; encoded by the coding sequence ATGGAACTTGAAAAAATCAAAGAGCTTCTCGACAAAGAGCCGAAGGAGGCTGTAGACGAAATTCTGGCAGATGTCGAGAAAAGATATGGAGAAATTCCTTATATTACTAATTTTATGAAGGATATGCCGGAAATTTTCATATCGAGAATGATCTACGAGAACAGTGTTATGCGTGAATTCAAGCGTATGGACCCTAAGACCGTGGAACTTATCAGTATAGCAGTAGCATCGGCACTTCGCTGCGAGCATTGCCTGAATACCCATGTAAGGGTTGCAAAAAGGCTGGGTGTGTCTAAAGAGGAGATATTCGATTCTGTTCTCATAGCCAGCAGTGTGTCAACAGCAGCTGTCCTTGCAGAAGGTACTCGTTCTGTAGATAATGTTTTCGCTGATGAGAAACAGGATGTTGCTTCATCTGCGAATTGTTCCATATGTAATATTAATTCTGAGCTTCCTGAGGAAGACTGA
- a CDS encoding methanogenesis marker 7 protein codes for MAAVLEPYIYVGGIHQHTLITELLEDLGGYLIQKVPAATEVTLVMLIPREDVHLIEELGKKLLGKLERAPLTGTEIAVVSPTLASHHLPHSACDVAEFMRRGGANTNMIGLARGMGRRVSLSDNYERKLINEHDLAVFSFGTFADCIKNKKPKLLEGVTVPKIVAGGPLNIKTEEVAGADLYVGGIGRVAHRMRKPGELSSLDVLLEKVVEVVEKMREDLAKDPLAVLPPRVMKEIHEQIPEIFDVFSPAPVTLQLDGLRVKLPYDVFHERVENLEFDEGVRLSDMATITKSRMKNYILVKIKRESEVGFTA; via the coding sequence ATGGCAGCAGTTCTTGAACCTTATATTTATGTGGGTGGAATTCACCAGCACACACTCATCACTGAACTCCTGGAAGACCTCGGAGGTTATCTCATTCAGAAAGTTCCTGCAGCCACTGAAGTTACCCTTGTGATGCTCATCCCAAGGGAGGATGTCCATCTGATCGAGGAACTTGGAAAGAAACTTCTCGGCAAACTGGAACGCGCTCCCCTTACCGGAACAGAGATAGCTGTTGTTTCTCCGACTCTTGCATCCCATCACCTTCCGCATTCGGCATGTGATGTAGCGGAATTCATGCGCAGAGGTGGTGCAAACACCAATATGATCGGTCTTGCAAGAGGTATGGGTAGGAGAGTATCACTTTCTGATAACTATGAGAGGAAGCTCATTAATGAGCATGATCTTGCTGTATTCTCATTCGGTACTTTTGCTGATTGTATCAAGAACAAGAAACCAAAGCTTCTTGAAGGTGTGACAGTCCCGAAGATCGTTGCAGGAGGCCCTCTTAACATAAAGACCGAAGAAGTCGCTGGTGCCGATCTCTATGTTGGCGGTATCGGCAGGGTTGCCCATCGTATGAGAAAACCCGGAGAGCTCAGTTCGCTTGATGTTTTGCTGGAGAAGGTTGTGGAAGTTGTGGAGAAGATGCGTGAGGACCTTGCAAAGGACCCACTTGCAGTACTTCCGCCAAGGGTAATGAAAGAGATACATGAACAGATCCCTGAGATATTTGATGTATTCTCACCTGCGCCTGTAACTCTTCAGCTTGACGGGCTGCGAGTGAAACTTCCGTATGATGTGTTTCATGAAAGGGTGGAGAATCTTGAATTTGATGAAGGTGTAAGGCTTTCTGATATGGCGACCATCACAAAATCCCGTATGAAAAATTATATATTGGTCAAGATCAAACGTGAATCTGAGGTTGGATTCACAGCGTAA
- a CDS encoding methanogenesis marker 17 protein — translation MEPLETFVVESTVPEEGDAYKSIVADIITELVLGAAIGRIKVRVRPEDSLFLMAIILRGSQPKVKVSDMGSVDVTNHITKEVTISIEQEKYLPQLLEQLWAKYGRAGVRQPERKTLIMTVEDLDEDVEFLKNLVVADPQKTLQSRLVEMAIRATPEGFRVRYHSMDKHVFVFAATEDILKKEWIQEAQDIAKELQEDE, via the coding sequence ATGGAACCTCTTGAGACTTTCGTTGTGGAGTCCACGGTACCGGAAGAGGGCGATGCCTACAAGAGCATAGTTGCGGACATTATCACTGAACTGGTACTTGGCGCTGCTATTGGAAGAATAAAAGTGAGAGTTAGACCCGAGGACTCTCTTTTCCTCATGGCTATAATTCTCAGAGGCAGCCAGCCAAAAGTCAAAGTATCCGATATGGGCAGTGTTGATGTTACAAATCATATTACAAAGGAAGTCACTATTTCAATTGAACAGGAAAAATACCTTCCACAATTACTTGAACAACTCTGGGCAAAATACGGACGTGCGGGTGTACGCCAGCCTGAAAGAAAGACCCTGATTATGACCGTGGAAGATCTGGATGAAGATGTGGAATTCCTGAAGAACCTTGTTGTTGCAGACCCTCAGAAGACTCTTCAGTCCAGACTTGTTGAAATGGCTATCCGTGCAACACCGGAAGGTTTCAGAGTGCGTTATCATTCAATGGACAAGCATGTTTTTGTTTTCGCTGCAACCGAGGATATTCTCAAGAAAGAATGGATACAGGAAGCGCAGGATATTGCAAAGGAACTTCAGGAGGATGAATAA